A genome region from Deltaproteobacteria bacterium CG11_big_fil_rev_8_21_14_0_20_42_23 includes the following:
- a CDS encoding DNA internalization-related competence protein ComEC/Rec2, which produces MPLHSSLKVLIKPLSIRPLVCCTCLVLLAQFSSLSLPSFLPFFPFFIFLLFLLFSLSFFLRRHRRRFTLSLFVFSLVSLGFFSTQQRYVQIHHLEDVFAGKDSVKSVCTFSVMEAARKREKGDSYIAEVLACAEFEQTFKTQLFIFAEAGKYEPGDVLQGEASFKKPNAFQNPASFNYPLYLSTKDIGTLAFSKNETLKKIEVSEKSIFQKTYLALQKRIEKTASAQSAPIMKALLLGEKNDLQDDTKQIFSELGIAHVLAISGLHIGFIFLLLALLISLLLFPFRDFFLHIPRWKLVSPLALLCVWVFIVFVGMPISSVRAGIMLSCFVLGKFLLRKQDLLTTLSCSALIIVFIWPLSVFDLSFQLSFLSVGGIILFMPRALLLISSLFPDVQKKYYTWKLVQFIVLTCVASLVSLPLVAYAFHFVSILGIVSNLFVVPFFAFFLLPLLMAAFIFFPFARLSVFFLKFASFSLERVLHGASSFYEHTKSLVFHCAPSALSVVALYFVLLLFFFPVWKRKKNHFLFFTFLFCFIFYAPFFFHSFQRTLKVSVIDVGQGDSMLIELPGGKSVLIDAGGLTGSSFEIGQKVIAPLLWRKGISSLDLALLTHADYDHAFGFHSLLPLFSIKTFWWNGFEPNPQSEQWKRLKAELQLHHVPMLAVNENSACYEEKKISLCPLAPSDEHRFSTQNNASVVTELRYKDVAMLFTGDIEKRTEKKLIPKLEGKTFDVFKVAHHGSKTSSSQNFLDAFKGKIALLSVGKGNRYHLPNPLVMQRLQRKFSTVFGTDKDGLIELETDGRKIEVTTSRIKHGLRAVY; this is translated from the coding sequence ATGCCATTGCACAGCAGCTTGAAAGTATTGATAAAGCCCTTAAGCATTCGCCCGCTCGTGTGTTGCACTTGTCTCGTGCTCCTCGCGCAGTTTAGTTCTCTTTCTCTTCCTTCATTTTTACCTTTTTTTCCTTTTTTCATTTTCCTTTTGTTTCTTCTTTTTTCTCTTTCCTTTTTTCTTCGTCGCCACAGAAGACGCTTCACACTTTCTCTTTTTGTTTTTTCACTCGTTTCGCTTGGTTTTTTTAGCACGCAACAACGTTATGTGCAGATTCATCACTTGGAAGATGTCTTTGCAGGTAAAGACAGTGTGAAATCTGTTTGTACCTTTTCTGTGATGGAAGCGGCGCGTAAAAGAGAGAAGGGTGATTCCTATATTGCTGAAGTGTTGGCGTGTGCGGAATTTGAACAAACTTTCAAAACCCAACTTTTCATTTTTGCGGAAGCGGGGAAATATGAGCCCGGCGATGTTTTGCAGGGCGAGGCTAGCTTTAAGAAGCCAAACGCTTTTCAGAATCCGGCTTCGTTCAATTATCCACTTTATCTTTCTACAAAAGACATTGGGACACTTGCCTTTTCAAAAAATGAAACTTTGAAAAAAATAGAAGTAAGCGAAAAAAGTATTTTTCAAAAAACTTATCTCGCCTTGCAAAAAAGAATAGAGAAAACGGCTTCAGCTCAAAGCGCTCCGATAATGAAGGCACTTCTTTTGGGCGAAAAAAATGATCTTCAAGATGACACGAAGCAGATTTTTTCAGAATTGGGTATTGCACATGTGCTTGCTATTTCAGGTTTGCACATTGGATTTATTTTTCTCTTGTTGGCCTTGTTGATTTCACTTCTGTTGTTTCCGTTTCGAGATTTTTTTCTTCATATTCCGCGCTGGAAACTGGTAAGTCCCTTGGCTTTGTTATGTGTATGGGTTTTTATTGTTTTTGTGGGAATGCCCATTTCATCAGTGAGAGCTGGTATTATGCTCAGTTGTTTTGTGCTTGGTAAATTTTTACTGAGGAAACAAGATTTACTGACCACACTTTCATGTTCGGCATTAATTATAGTTTTCATCTGGCCACTTTCAGTGTTTGATCTTTCTTTTCAGCTTTCGTTTTTAAGTGTTGGCGGCATCATCCTTTTTATGCCTCGGGCGCTTCTCTTGATTTCATCTCTCTTTCCCGATGTGCAGAAAAAATACTACACCTGGAAGCTCGTTCAATTTATTGTTTTAACTTGTGTGGCAAGTCTCGTTTCCCTTCCGCTTGTGGCTTACGCTTTTCACTTCGTGAGTATTTTAGGAATAGTAAGTAATCTCTTTGTGGTTCCATTTTTTGCTTTCTTTCTTTTGCCACTTTTAATGGCGGCTTTCATTTTCTTTCCTTTTGCACGTCTTTCAGTTTTCTTTTTGAAGTTTGCAAGCTTTTCTCTGGAAAGAGTGTTGCATGGAGCAAGTTCTTTTTATGAGCATACAAAAAGTCTGGTGTTTCACTGTGCTCCAAGTGCTTTGAGTGTTGTTGCTCTCTATTTTGTTCTTCTTCTTTTTTTCTTCCCCGTTTGGAAAAGAAAAAAAAATCATTTTCTGTTTTTTACTTTTCTTTTTTGCTTCATTTTTTATGCTCCTTTTTTCTTTCATTCCTTTCAGAGAACTCTAAAAGTAAGCGTAATTGATGTTGGCCAAGGTGATTCAATGCTGATTGAGCTTCCCGGCGGAAAGTCTGTGCTCATCGATGCTGGAGGCTTAACGGGATCTTCTTTTGAAATAGGGCAAAAAGTGATTGCGCCTCTCTTGTGGAGAAAGGGAATAAGCTCTCTCGATCTTGCGCTGCTTACTCATGCTGACTACGATCATGCGTTTGGCTTTCATTCTTTACTTCCGCTGTTTTCCATTAAAACTTTTTGGTGGAATGGATTTGAACCAAATCCTCAAAGTGAACAATGGAAAAGGCTTAAAGCCGAACTTCAGCTGCATCATGTTCCAATGCTGGCCGTTAATGAAAATTCAGCCTGCTATGAAGAGAAAAAAATAAGCCTATGTCCTTTGGCGCCATCCGACGAGCACAGATTTTCTACCCAGAACAATGCTTCAGTTGTAACTGAGCTTCGGTATAAAGACGTTGCAATGCTTTTCACGGGTGACATCGAAAAAAGAACTGAAAAAAAACTCATTCCAAAGCTGGAAGGAAAAACCTTCGATGTGTTCAAAGTGGCTCACCATGGAAGTAAAACCTCTTCGTCTCAGAACTTTTTAGATGCCTTTAAAGGAAAAATTGCACTTCTTTCAGTTGGAAAAGGAAACCGTTATCATTTGCCAAATCCACTTGTGATGCAGCGTTTGCAGAGAAAGTTTTCAACTGTTTTTGGAACGGACAAAGATGGTTTGATTGAACTTGAAACAGATGGAAGAAAAATTGAAGTGACGACTTCCAGAATAAAGCATGGACTCAGAGCAGTGTATTAG
- the dacB gene encoding D-alanyl-D-alanine carboxypeptidase/D-alanyl-D-alanine-endopeptidase: protein MSRSSFFFVFLFLTFTFPTFFSSLASAENIQQALEREIKNPAFSPQQTALVVAKAETGEKIAAIHADELLSPASTAKIVTTVATLSLLGPQYTLPTYFYADQAPRQGKIKNLYIKGTGDPFIVNEQLWRMVHNLAIAGVESIEGDIIIDNSFFDAYDYPSSGQNSMRAYGAQTAAFSTNFNSIALHLFPTQNNAPARVIMDPPIQTIKLINRVKTGKKYTIHFDSMVANGIETITISGSLPASMKRKTIYRSVANPLAAAGGTLLYFLDQHGIEHREHIQIRNEKVPASASLILKEESKSLSLLLRDMNKFSNNFVAEQLTKHLGAVKYGFPGSTEKGIRAMHSFFTAKNIPLDGMQVENGSGLSNKTRLTARQLVSMLEIAYQDFSLRSDLMQSLSVFGVDGTLKHWGGNEAHPLYGQLKAKTGTLSGTSALAGFVPLKNGEVAVFALIANGFRKSISHVHDAQLSIAEKIMNSSFSLSTASEEIK, encoded by the coding sequence ATGTCTCGATCCTCATTTTTTTTCGTATTTCTTTTTCTTACCTTCACGTTCCCAACATTTTTTTCGTCTCTCGCCTCCGCAGAAAATATCCAACAAGCTCTTGAGCGAGAAATCAAAAACCCTGCTTTTTCTCCCCAGCAAACAGCCTTGGTGGTTGCAAAAGCCGAGACCGGAGAAAAAATTGCCGCCATTCATGCCGATGAACTTCTTTCGCCAGCATCAACCGCAAAAATTGTTACTACCGTTGCAACGCTTTCACTTTTGGGCCCTCAGTATACTCTTCCCACTTATTTTTACGCCGACCAGGCTCCTCGCCAGGGAAAAATCAAAAACCTTTACATCAAAGGAACCGGCGACCCTTTCATTGTCAACGAACAACTCTGGCGAATGGTTCACAACCTCGCAATAGCTGGGGTTGAAAGCATTGAAGGTGACATCATCATCGACAATAGTTTTTTTGACGCCTACGACTACCCTAGTTCTGGTCAAAACTCTATGCGTGCTTACGGAGCTCAAACAGCAGCTTTTTCTACCAACTTCAACTCCATTGCGCTGCATCTGTTTCCTACACAAAATAACGCACCAGCAAGAGTGATCATGGATCCTCCCATTCAAACCATTAAGCTTATCAACCGTGTAAAAACGGGGAAAAAATATACCATTCATTTTGATTCTATGGTTGCAAATGGCATCGAAACAATCACCATTTCAGGATCACTTCCTGCTTCGATGAAAAGAAAAACAATTTATCGAAGCGTTGCAAACCCACTTGCAGCAGCAGGTGGAACGCTGCTCTACTTTTTGGACCAACACGGAATAGAACATCGCGAACACATTCAAATTCGAAATGAGAAAGTTCCCGCATCTGCTAGTTTGATCTTGAAGGAAGAATCCAAATCGCTTTCCCTTTTGCTTCGTGACATGAATAAATTTTCAAATAATTTTGTTGCCGAACAACTCACCAAACATCTCGGTGCTGTAAAATATGGTTTTCCCGGCAGCACTGAAAAAGGCATCCGAGCAATGCACAGTTTTTTCACTGCGAAAAATATTCCTCTCGATGGCATGCAAGTGGAAAACGGTTCTGGGCTTTCCAACAAAACTCGCTTAACCGCCCGGCAACTTGTTTCTATGCTTGAAATAGCGTACCAGGATTTTTCTCTTCGCTCCGATTTAATGCAAAGCCTGTCGGTATTTGGCGTCGATGGCACTTTAAAACATTGGGGTGGAAATGAAGCGCATCCTCTCTATGGGCAGCTCAAGGCAAAAACAGGTACTCTTTCTGGCACAAGCGCACTAGCTGGTTTTGTTCCACTCAAAAATGGTGAGGTGGCCGTTTTTGCTCTAATTGCAAATGGATTTCGAAAAAGTATTTCACACGTGCATGATGCACAGCTCAGCATTGCTGAAAAAATAATGAATTCAAGTTTTTCTCTCTCAACGGCATCAGAAGAAATAAAATAA
- a CDS encoding glutathione ABC transporter permease GsiC (with GsiABD is involved in the transport of glutathione into the cell), whose protein sequence is MVFRYFLKRMLLLLPVLLAVSTLVFFLLHAIPGDPVDLILGEQAISADRQSLIVQLGLHKPLHEQYFDFLGGLVTGDWGRSLYDHKTVLAHIGSRFMATISLSFSALLVALFISLPLGILAAVKKGKCADSAAMFFSLLGISIPNFWLGPLLIIVFSLWLSWFPISGREGFASFVLPSITLGTALAAMLSRMIRSTMLSEMKKDYVTTARAKGVSERRILYKHILRNALNPIVTIVGLQLGALFAGAIITEKVFAWPGLGTLLLDAINRRDYPVVQGTILVISFLYVFINAITDCFYKVIDPRVNL, encoded by the coding sequence ATGGTTTTTCGGTATTTTCTCAAACGCATGCTTTTACTTCTTCCCGTGTTGCTTGCTGTTTCAACGTTGGTTTTTTTTCTTCTTCACGCTATTCCCGGAGATCCTGTAGATCTTATCTTGGGCGAGCAAGCTATAAGTGCGGATAGGCAGAGCCTTATTGTGCAGCTTGGTTTACACAAGCCTTTGCATGAACAGTATTTCGATTTTCTAGGCGGGCTTGTCACCGGAGATTGGGGCCGCTCGCTCTACGATCACAAAACGGTGCTGGCTCATATTGGCAGTCGTTTTATGGCAACCATAAGCTTAAGTTTTTCTGCCCTGTTAGTAGCGCTTTTTATTTCACTTCCGCTGGGAATATTAGCTGCGGTAAAAAAAGGGAAGTGTGCAGATAGTGCCGCCATGTTTTTTTCTTTGCTTGGTATTTCAATTCCCAATTTTTGGTTAGGCCCATTGTTGATTATTGTTTTTTCACTTTGGCTTTCCTGGTTTCCCATTTCCGGCCGCGAAGGATTTGCTTCTTTTGTGCTTCCTTCCATTACCTTGGGAACTGCGCTTGCAGCAATGCTTTCCCGAATGATACGTTCAACAATGCTGTCTGAAATGAAAAAAGACTATGTGACTACTGCGCGTGCAAAAGGGGTTTCGGAGCGTCGTATTTTGTACAAGCATATTTTGCGAAACGCGCTTAATCCCATTGTGACTATTGTAGGTTTGCAGCTGGGCGCACTTTTTGCCGGTGCTATTATTACCGAAAAAGTTTTTGCGTGGCCAGGTCTGGGTACCTTACTTTTAGATGCTATCAACCGGCGAGATTATCCGGTGGTGCAAGGAACCATTTTAGTGATTTCGTTTTTGTATGTCTTTATTAACGCCATCACCGATTGCTTTTATAAAGTCATTGATCCGCGAGTGAATTTGTAA